A genomic region of Desulfosporosinus sp. Sb-LF contains the following coding sequences:
- the gap gene encoding type I glyceraldehyde-3-phosphate dehydrogenase: MSLRVAINGFGRIGRLTLRAALNQSVPFEVVAINDLGSPDLLAHLFKYDSIHGILPNSVEIDGKTMIIDGKRIEIFAEKSPLDLPWSKHNVDIVIESTGHFTKRDAAAQHLTAGAKKVVISAPAKNEDITIVMGVNDDKYDPAKHHVISNASCTTNCLAPVAKVLLETFGIEQGMMTTTHSVTNDQRILDLEHKDWRRARAAYQSMIPTTTGAAKAVTLVIPELEGRMNGLAVRVPTPNVSLIDFVANLSKPTTKEEVNATLRQAADGKFKRYLEYTELPLVSRDFNGNPASSIVDGLSTMMIGDRMVKVLAWYDNESGYSNRIVDLVTMIVNKGL; encoded by the coding sequence ATGAGTTTAAGAGTAGCAATAAATGGTTTTGGAAGAATTGGTCGGCTTACGCTTCGTGCAGCCCTAAATCAATCGGTTCCTTTCGAAGTTGTTGCCATCAACGATTTGGGAAGTCCTGATTTATTAGCACATTTGTTCAAATATGATTCAATCCATGGAATCCTTCCAAATTCTGTGGAGATTGATGGAAAAACGATGATCATCGACGGAAAACGAATTGAAATCTTCGCAGAAAAAAGTCCTTTAGATTTGCCCTGGAGCAAACATAATGTGGATATCGTCATCGAGTCGACAGGTCATTTCACAAAGCGAGATGCTGCTGCACAACATCTTACTGCAGGGGCAAAAAAAGTCGTCATTTCTGCTCCAGCCAAAAATGAAGATATCACGATTGTTATGGGGGTCAACGACGATAAATATGATCCAGCAAAACATCATGTAATTTCAAATGCTTCTTGTACAACTAATTGTCTTGCTCCCGTGGCTAAAGTTTTGCTTGAAACTTTTGGAATTGAACAAGGGATGATGACAACTACACATTCAGTAACGAATGACCAACGTATTTTGGACCTGGAACATAAAGATTGGCGTAGAGCTAGAGCTGCCTATCAATCGATGATTCCGACTACTACGGGCGCAGCAAAAGCGGTTACGTTAGTCATACCAGAATTGGAAGGCAGAATGAATGGGCTCGCTGTTCGGGTTCCAACACCCAATGTTTCGCTGATTGATTTTGTTGCCAATTTATCTAAGCCTACTACCAAAGAAGAAGTAAATGCCACCTTACGCCAGGCTGCAGATGGTAAATTTAAGCGATACCTCGAATATACGGAACTACCACTTGTTTCCCGTGATTTCAACGGTAATCCTGCAAGTTCCATAGTTGATGGATTATCAACTATGATGATTGGAGATCGGATGGTTAAAGTATTGGCTTGGTACGATAATGAATCCGGCTATTCAAATCGTATCGTTGATTTAGTTACAATGATTGTAAATAAAGGCTTATAG
- a CDS encoding short-chain-enoyl-CoA hydratase — MEYTNLLLEKSGAIAVLTINRPKALNALNSDTLAELSIVLDELGRDSNVKVVIITGSGEKAFIAGADISQMKDFNSLEGRRFGQLGQATFRKLELLPQPVIAAINGFALGGGCELAMSCDIRLASENAKFGQPEVTLGLTAGFGGTQRLPRIVGTGLASELLFTGDIIDAQEAYRIGLVNRVYAIDNLMEEAHKLAKKIAGRAPAAVQLSKSAIQRGINMDLDSAQAYESEVFGLTFSTQDQTEGCTAFVEKRKPVFEGR, encoded by the coding sequence GTGGAGTATACAAACCTTCTACTTGAAAAGAGCGGCGCTATCGCTGTACTGACTATCAATCGTCCTAAAGCATTAAATGCATTGAATAGTGATACTTTGGCTGAACTGTCCATAGTGCTCGATGAGCTAGGCAGGGATTCCAATGTTAAAGTAGTTATTATCACAGGAAGTGGTGAGAAGGCTTTTATAGCTGGTGCAGATATTTCTCAGATGAAAGATTTCAACTCTTTGGAAGGGCGACGTTTTGGGCAATTAGGGCAAGCAACCTTCCGGAAGCTTGAGCTTTTGCCTCAACCAGTGATCGCAGCAATCAACGGATTTGCCTTGGGCGGTGGATGTGAGTTAGCCATGTCATGTGATATACGTTTAGCAAGTGAAAATGCAAAGTTTGGCCAACCTGAAGTAACTCTTGGGCTAACGGCTGGATTTGGAGGAACTCAACGTTTACCTCGTATAGTAGGTACAGGTCTTGCTAGCGAGTTGCTTTTTACTGGAGACATAATTGATGCCCAGGAAGCTTATCGTATTGGATTAGTGAATCGTGTCTATGCAATAGACAACCTTATGGAAGAAGCTCACAAGCTTGCAAAAAAAATCGCAGGACGGGCACCAGCTGCAGTCCAACTAAGTAAGAGCGCTATCCAGCGTGGTATTAATATGGACCTTGACAGCGCGCAGGCCTACGAATCTGAGGTTTTCGGACTAACTTTTAGTACGCAAGATCAAACAGAGGGCTGTACTGCTTTCGTTGAAAAGCGTAAACCGGTTTTTGAAGGCCGATAA
- the pyk gene encoding pyruvate kinase: protein MRRTKIVCTIGPASESKEKVQSLLAAGMDVARLNFSHGTHEEHGRRIAVLKEEATKIGKHLGILLDTKGPEVRTGMVPKEGITLEIGAAFSLNTNLDIGNTQQVGITYVNLWQEVDPGTHILIDDGQIDLEVTSVECEIIRTIVRNGGVLKSQKGVNVPGAPIDLPAVTEKDIEDIRFGISQGIDFIAASFTRKALDVLAVRRVVEEMGADIQIIAKIESQEGLTNLDAILEVADGLMVARGDLGVEIPVEEVPVSQKEMIRKCNLLGKPVIVATQMLDSMIRQPRPTRAEASDVANAILDGTDAIMLSGETAAGLFPVEAVQMMAKISTRTEQTCLDKQATRHPQLNIAEAISFASYTIAKDLDAAAIITPTHSGLTARMISKYRPNALIIAATPFALTARKLSLQWGVQPLVVPQSSETDQMLSISVNTALNQNYIQAGDVVVITAGVPIGKVGSTNMIKVQIMGNILARGIGVGRKSYSGFARKIQLPEKDFFNDGDILISERTDANFVPLIARAGALVVEEGGLTSHAAIVALHYGIPTIVGAQSAISNVINGQTVTVDALTGLLYEGSVSIL from the coding sequence ATGCGAAGGACTAAAATTGTTTGTACAATTGGCCCAGCAAGTGAGTCCAAAGAAAAGGTTCAATCTCTTCTAGCTGCAGGAATGGATGTTGCTCGCCTAAATTTTTCACATGGAACCCATGAAGAACATGGTCGTAGAATTGCTGTATTGAAAGAGGAAGCCACAAAAATAGGGAAACATTTAGGTATTCTTCTCGACACCAAAGGGCCGGAAGTGCGCACTGGTATGGTTCCTAAAGAGGGGATTACTCTTGAAATCGGAGCTGCCTTTTCTTTGAATACGAATCTCGACATTGGTAATACACAACAGGTTGGAATTACTTATGTTAACCTGTGGCAAGAAGTTGACCCAGGTACCCATATTCTCATTGATGATGGTCAAATCGATTTAGAGGTTACCTCTGTAGAGTGCGAAATTATTCGAACCATTGTTCGAAACGGTGGAGTTCTTAAGTCACAAAAGGGGGTAAACGTCCCTGGTGCCCCTATCGACCTTCCAGCCGTAACGGAAAAGGATATTGAGGATATTCGTTTTGGTATTTCACAAGGAATTGATTTTATTGCCGCTTCTTTTACTCGTAAGGCCTTAGATGTTTTGGCTGTACGAAGGGTCGTTGAAGAAATGGGTGCGGATATCCAAATCATAGCCAAGATCGAAAGTCAAGAAGGATTGACTAACTTAGACGCTATTCTAGAAGTCGCTGATGGTCTTATGGTTGCTCGCGGAGACCTTGGAGTAGAAATTCCTGTTGAAGAAGTTCCAGTCAGTCAGAAAGAAATGATTCGTAAATGCAATTTATTGGGTAAACCAGTTATTGTCGCGACACAAATGTTAGATTCTATGATTCGACAACCTCGGCCCACGAGAGCAGAGGCAAGTGATGTTGCTAACGCAATTTTGGATGGAACGGATGCCATTATGTTATCTGGTGAAACTGCTGCGGGTCTCTTTCCAGTTGAAGCTGTTCAAATGATGGCTAAAATTTCTACGAGAACTGAGCAAACCTGTCTGGACAAACAAGCTACTAGACATCCTCAACTTAACATTGCAGAAGCAATCAGTTTTGCGAGTTATACTATTGCTAAAGACCTCGACGCTGCAGCAATTATTACGCCAACTCATTCGGGCTTGACGGCACGTATGATTTCTAAATATCGGCCCAATGCCCTGATCATTGCAGCAACCCCATTTGCCTTAACAGCAAGGAAATTATCCCTGCAATGGGGTGTTCAACCTCTTGTAGTCCCTCAGAGCTCGGAAACCGATCAAATGTTGTCAATTTCTGTGAATACCGCCTTAAATCAGAATTATATTCAAGCCGGTGATGTCGTGGTAATCACTGCAGGAGTTCCAATTGGTAAAGTCGGTTCCACGAATATGATCAAAGTCCAAATTATGGGAAATATATTAGCTAGAGGAATCGGAGTCGGTCGAAAGTCATACTCTGGATTCGCACGTAAAATCCAGCTACCGGAGAAGGACTTTTTTAATGATGGGGATATTCTGATCTCTGAGAGGACCGATGCTAACTTTGTTCCATTGATTGCACGGGCCGGAGCGTTAGTTGTAGAAGAGGGCGGTTTAACATCACACGCTGCCATTGTTGCCTTACACTATGGAATACCGACGATCGTTGGTGCTCAAAGTGCTATTTCAAACGTAATTAATGGTCAGACTGTGACAGTCGATGCCCTGACAGGCCTGCTGTATGAGGGTTCTGTTAGTATTCTTTAA
- a CDS encoding electron transfer flavoprotein subunit beta/FixA family protein: MNIVVYIKQTFDTEAKIVLDGSGKIDATGVNLIINPYDEYAIEEGIRLKTKFGGEVTVVTMGGARGQEALRTSLAMGADKAVLVSDPALENTDEWTNAEILAKAISPIPYDIILVGRIAVDDGASQLAVRLAEVLNIPSVSSVIKLDVTDTLVAATREIDGGTELIEVNLPVVITAQKGLNDPRYPTVAGIMKAKKKELKTFTLADLGFSAGDIARKMDVQKISLPSPRQGGRLIPGDAAQAAQELARLLREEAKVL; this comes from the coding sequence GTGAATATTGTCGTCTATATCAAACAAACTTTTGATACTGAGGCTAAAATCGTACTTGATGGTAGTGGTAAGATCGATGCCACTGGGGTAAATTTGATTATTAACCCTTACGACGAATATGCCATTGAAGAGGGAATCCGTCTCAAAACAAAATTTGGCGGTGAAGTAACCGTTGTCACTATGGGTGGCGCGCGGGGCCAAGAAGCACTCCGTACCTCCTTGGCCATGGGTGCTGACAAAGCCGTTTTAGTCAGTGATCCTGCCCTGGAAAACACAGATGAATGGACCAACGCAGAGATTCTAGCTAAAGCGATCTCACCAATTCCTTACGACATCATTTTAGTAGGTCGTATCGCAGTCGATGATGGTGCAAGTCAACTTGCAGTACGTTTAGCAGAAGTATTAAATATACCGTCTGTAAGCAGTGTCATTAAACTTGATGTTACCGATACTTTAGTAGCGGCCACTCGTGAAATCGACGGAGGCACAGAGTTAATTGAGGTAAACTTACCTGTAGTCATCACTGCTCAAAAAGGGCTCAACGACCCTCGTTATCCAACCGTCGCGGGAATTATGAAAGCGAAGAAGAAAGAATTAAAAACCTTTACCCTTGCAGATCTTGGGTTTAGCGCTGGAGATATTGCTAGAAAAATGGATGTACAAAAGATTAGTTTACCGAGTCCTCGCCAAGGGGGTCGTTTGATTCCTGGTGATGCTGCACAAGCTGCTCAAGAATTGGCACGACTCTTGCGTGAAGAAGCTAAGGTTCTGTAA
- a CDS encoding acetyl-CoA C-acetyltransferase yields the protein MREVVIVSAVRTPVGSFCGTLGQIPAADLGGLAIKEAIQRAGITPEQVDEVIMGNVLQSALGQNPARQASLKAGIPEDIPSWTLNKVCGSGIKTIVCAAQAIIAGDADIVVAGGMESMSLAPYALPKARTGYRMGNGTLIDTMINDGLTDAMNNIHMGLTAENIAVQFGISREEQDHYAVSSQNRAEVAIKAGKFVEEIVPVSIPQRKGDPVVVSEDEFPRFGATYEAVAKLRGAFKKDGTVTAANASGINDGAAAVVVMAKEKAEELGLTPLCTIKSWASAGVDPKIMGTGPIPASRKALQKAGLKIEDIDLVEANEAFASQTLICARDLQLDMEKTNVNGGAIALGHPVGASGTRIFVTLLHEMKRKDVHRGLATLCIGGGQGIAIVVER from the coding sequence ATGAGAGAAGTTGTTATTGTGAGTGCGGTCCGCACACCCGTTGGTTCTTTTTGTGGTACGTTAGGGCAAATACCAGCTGCCGATTTGGGTGGATTGGCCATTAAAGAAGCGATACAAAGAGCGGGGATTACCCCGGAGCAAGTTGATGAGGTTATTATGGGTAACGTACTACAGAGTGCGCTAGGACAGAATCCTGCTCGACAAGCGTCTCTTAAAGCCGGAATTCCTGAGGATATTCCTTCCTGGACACTTAATAAGGTATGCGGATCCGGAATTAAGACCATCGTTTGTGCCGCTCAGGCTATTATAGCTGGAGACGCCGATATTGTTGTAGCGGGCGGGATGGAGAGTATGTCCCTTGCGCCCTATGCGCTTCCTAAAGCACGTACAGGGTATCGGATGGGCAATGGTACACTTATCGATACCATGATTAACGACGGATTAACAGATGCCATGAATAACATTCACATGGGCTTAACGGCTGAAAACATTGCAGTTCAGTTTGGTATTTCCCGCGAAGAACAAGACCATTATGCGGTGTCCAGTCAAAATCGTGCAGAAGTGGCCATTAAAGCCGGAAAGTTTGTTGAGGAAATTGTACCAGTGTCCATTCCGCAACGCAAAGGAGATCCCGTTGTTGTCTCAGAGGACGAATTCCCACGTTTTGGCGCAACTTATGAAGCAGTTGCAAAGTTACGAGGTGCTTTTAAAAAGGATGGAACCGTCACTGCCGCAAATGCTTCGGGGATTAATGACGGTGCTGCCGCTGTCGTCGTCATGGCGAAAGAGAAAGCTGAAGAACTTGGCTTAACCCCTCTTTGTACCATTAAATCATGGGCTTCAGCAGGCGTAGATCCAAAGATTATGGGAACAGGCCCCATCCCAGCAAGCCGAAAAGCGTTGCAAAAAGCCGGGTTGAAAATCGAAGATATAGACCTCGTGGAGGCCAACGAAGCGTTTGCTTCACAAACTTTGATATGTGCTAGAGATTTACAACTTGATATGGAGAAGACGAATGTGAACGGCGGTGCGATTGCCTTGGGTCATCCAGTTGGTGCTTCTGGAACGCGTATTTTTGTGACTTTGTTACACGAAATGAAACGTAAGGATGTACATCGTGGGTTGGCTACTCTATGTATCGGCGGGGGACAAGGAATCGCCATTGTTGTAGAACGCTAA
- a CDS encoding electron transfer flavoprotein subunit alpha/FixB family protein, with amino-acid sequence MAKGIWVIVEQRNSQIRKVSLELLSQGRKIADETGESLVAVVLGSSVEGLATNVAAYGADKVILVDDEKLTEYTTGAYTSVLNKLIRKEEPQAVLLGNTAVGKDLAPRLAHRLGVGLASDCTGMETDANSFLTFIRPIYAGKAFEHLASNVRPIMATIRPNTFPVTAPDASRQAEIIKETADIDAADLRAILKEVAIAASKRPELTESNIIISGGRGMKGPENYGILEQLADVIGAAVGASRAAVDAGWIEQKFQVGQTGKTVAPTLYIACGISGAIQHLAGMGSSKFIVAVNKDPEANIFTVADYGIVGDLFEVVPILTEEFKKLVKE; translated from the coding sequence ATGGCAAAAGGAATTTGGGTTATTGTCGAACAACGGAATTCACAGATTCGTAAAGTTTCATTAGAACTTCTCAGTCAAGGGCGAAAAATTGCCGATGAAACTGGCGAGTCCCTCGTCGCAGTAGTACTTGGTAGTAGTGTTGAAGGACTTGCTACAAATGTTGCCGCTTATGGAGCGGACAAGGTCATCCTCGTTGATGATGAGAAATTAACCGAATATACAACTGGCGCTTATACCTCTGTGCTTAACAAGCTTATCCGTAAAGAAGAGCCTCAAGCCGTTTTACTGGGAAACACGGCAGTCGGAAAAGATCTTGCACCACGTCTAGCCCATCGTTTGGGAGTCGGACTAGCTTCAGATTGCACAGGAATGGAAACTGATGCGAATAGCTTCTTAACATTTATTCGCCCTATATATGCAGGCAAAGCGTTTGAACATCTCGCTTCTAATGTTCGTCCGATTATGGCGACGATTCGCCCCAATACATTCCCTGTAACTGCTCCTGATGCATCACGTCAGGCAGAAATCATCAAAGAGACGGCCGATATCGATGCCGCGGATTTACGTGCAATACTTAAAGAAGTTGCCATTGCCGCTTCTAAACGCCCAGAGCTAACAGAATCAAACATTATCATCTCAGGCGGGCGCGGGATGAAAGGACCTGAAAATTACGGTATTCTTGAACAACTAGCGGATGTGATCGGCGCTGCTGTTGGAGCTTCACGTGCAGCCGTTGATGCGGGATGGATAGAACAGAAGTTCCAAGTAGGACAAACTGGGAAAACAGTTGCACCAACACTATATATCGCTTGTGGTATTTCTGGAGCTATTCAACACCTTGCGGGCATGGGATCCTCGAAGTTCATTGTTGCTGTGAACAAAGACCCTGAAGCTAATATTTTTACAGTGGCTGATTACGGTATCGTGGGTGACCTTTTTGAAGTAGTTCCCATTTTGACCGAAGAATTCAAGAAACTGGTTAAGGAATAA
- a CDS encoding acyl-CoA dehydrogenase, translating into MIFDLTEDHIMMRKMVRDFAENECAAGAEERDEHEEFSVDIWKKCGELGLAGVTFPEEYGGVGADYISYAITVEELSRVDASVGVTISAHASLCANPIAMFGTEEQKKKYLTPLATGEKLGAFGLTEAMAGSDASGTRTTAVRDGNEYVLNGSKCFITNGYYADTYIVTAQMDKTKGNKGIAAFILEKGTPGFSFGKKEKKMGIRSSATYELVFEDCRIPAENLLGQEGQGFKVAMQTLDFGRIGIASQALGIAQGAYEQALKYTKERVQFGKPISALQNTQFKLADMATQIEAARLLVYQAAYLASQHKPVGKASAMAKLFASETAMAVTTMAVQLHGGYGYTRDYPVERMMRDAKITEIYEGTSEIQRVVIAANILKG; encoded by the coding sequence ATGATTTTTGATTTAACAGAAGACCACATCATGATGCGTAAAATGGTTCGCGATTTTGCTGAGAATGAGTGTGCTGCAGGAGCGGAAGAACGCGATGAACACGAAGAATTTTCAGTAGATATATGGAAAAAATGCGGTGAGCTGGGCCTCGCTGGGGTTACCTTCCCTGAAGAGTATGGCGGTGTAGGAGCTGACTACATCTCTTATGCTATCACTGTAGAGGAACTGTCTCGTGTTGACGCATCCGTCGGCGTTACCATTTCTGCGCATGCTAGTTTATGTGCTAATCCTATTGCTATGTTTGGCACAGAAGAGCAAAAGAAGAAATACTTAACTCCACTGGCTACTGGCGAAAAACTCGGTGCTTTCGGCCTGACAGAGGCTATGGCTGGTTCAGATGCTTCAGGGACACGTACAACTGCTGTACGTGATGGAAATGAATACGTTTTAAATGGCAGTAAATGCTTCATCACTAACGGCTATTACGCTGACACATATATAGTAACTGCTCAAATGGATAAGACCAAAGGAAATAAAGGAATAGCCGCCTTCATTCTGGAAAAAGGAACGCCTGGATTCTCCTTCGGTAAAAAAGAGAAAAAGATGGGGATCCGTTCTTCGGCAACCTATGAATTAGTTTTTGAAGATTGCCGTATTCCTGCGGAAAACCTGCTTGGTCAAGAAGGGCAAGGTTTTAAAGTTGCAATGCAAACACTCGATTTTGGTAGAATCGGTATTGCTTCACAAGCATTGGGGATTGCCCAAGGCGCTTATGAACAAGCCCTAAAATACACCAAGGAAAGAGTTCAGTTTGGTAAACCTATTTCTGCATTACAAAACACTCAATTTAAGCTAGCAGACATGGCGACACAAATTGAAGCAGCTCGTCTCCTCGTCTATCAAGCCGCTTATTTGGCATCACAGCATAAGCCCGTAGGAAAGGCATCCGCAATGGCTAAATTATTTGCTTCCGAGACTGCAATGGCTGTAACCACAATGGCAGTTCAACTTCACGGTGGATATGGTTATACACGCGATTACCCGGTTGAGCGCATGATGCGGGATGCCAAAATTACTGAAATTTATGAAGGAACCAGTGAGATCCAACGCGTTGTCATTGCGGCTAACATTCTCAAAGGATAG
- a CDS encoding PRK06851 family protein → MSNVHTKKMFPGAVTSQGFFSYYHHMIQQNAKHIFVIKGGPGVGKSTFMKKIGQSMLDRGYDIEYHCCSSDNGSIDGVVIPELKIALLDGTAPHIVDPKNPGAVDEIINLGEYWDEALIKQSHDEILACNLKVSSYFQRAYFALQEAKVALSEWKYYTSNYQDWNQINQMTLSIERDIFKITTPNACANERHLFAWGHTPQGKTEFIDTLLYDTNTLYTLEGQPGTGKSTFLSKIADRALTYGLDVEYYHNTLDPKQLDLIILPDLRIALVINCEPYNYITKFSHEIIALNFDKSLNASQLMIDCGDEIRDCRVRVNQHIGRALGHSKKAKQTHDLMETYYIPAMNFKSIEEKYNSVFERILAFAEETAIAAAASSSSTKV, encoded by the coding sequence ATGTCAAATGTACATACAAAGAAGATGTTTCCCGGTGCTGTAACTTCCCAAGGCTTTTTTTCGTACTATCATCACATGATCCAGCAAAACGCTAAACACATTTTCGTTATAAAAGGGGGCCCGGGTGTAGGGAAATCGACGTTTATGAAAAAAATTGGGCAATCAATGTTAGATCGAGGTTACGATATCGAATATCACTGCTGTTCTTCAGATAATGGTTCTATTGACGGGGTTGTTATTCCTGAATTGAAAATTGCTTTATTAGATGGAACTGCTCCACACATCGTGGATCCAAAGAACCCCGGTGCAGTCGATGAAATCATTAACCTCGGCGAATATTGGGATGAAGCCTTGATAAAACAGTCTCATGATGAAATTCTGGCCTGCAATTTAAAAGTCAGTAGCTATTTTCAAAGAGCCTATTTCGCTCTACAAGAAGCAAAGGTTGCGCTAAGTGAATGGAAATATTATACAAGTAATTATCAAGATTGGAACCAGATAAATCAAATGACTTTGAGTATTGAAAGAGATATCTTTAAAATTACCACGCCCAATGCTTGTGCGAATGAACGTCATTTGTTCGCATGGGGTCATACTCCTCAAGGAAAAACTGAGTTTATAGATACACTACTATACGATACGAATACACTATACACGCTTGAAGGACAACCGGGGACGGGTAAATCAACATTTCTTTCGAAGATCGCTGACCGTGCACTAACATACGGTTTAGATGTTGAGTATTATCATAATACATTGGATCCCAAGCAACTTGACCTAATCATCCTTCCCGATCTCCGAATCGCATTGGTCATTAATTGCGAGCCCTATAACTATATCACAAAGTTTAGCCATGAAATTATTGCTTTGAATTTTGATAAGAGCCTTAATGCAAGTCAACTGATGATAGACTGTGGTGATGAGATCAGGGACTGCCGGGTTAGGGTTAATCAACATATTGGTCGTGCTCTTGGGCATTCCAAAAAAGCGAAACAAACCCATGACCTCATGGAAACGTATTATATACCAGCTATGAATTTCAAATCAATTGAAGAGAAATACAATTCGGTGTTCGAAAGAATTCTAGCCTTTGCTGAAGAAACTGCTATTGCTGCCGCGGCTAGCAGTTCCTCGACGAAAGTATAA